A region of Deinococcus rubellus DNA encodes the following proteins:
- a CDS encoding ABC transporter ATP-binding protein: MEAADLYRFYHVGDEETRALRGVSLDVRPGELTVLLGKSGSGKSTLLACLAGLDDPDGGVVSVNGRTLSRQPERVRAALRAEHLGVMLQGGNLIAHLNVLDNVTLTGRLNGKPDEDGAIKLLTQLGLAERLHAFPAQLSGGETARASLAAALAHHPRVLLADEPTAEVDAQTEQQVIAVIKDFVRRNQSAAVIATHSPRLAEQADRVLRIQDGRWQDA; encoded by the coding sequence ATGGAAGCCGCCGATCTCTACCGCTTCTACCATGTGGGTGACGAGGAAACCCGCGCCCTGAGGGGCGTGAGTCTAGACGTGCGGCCCGGCGAGCTGACGGTGCTCCTCGGCAAATCTGGCAGCGGCAAAAGCACCTTGCTGGCGTGTCTGGCGGGCCTGGACGATCCCGACGGCGGCGTGGTGAGCGTCAATGGGCGAACTTTATCGCGCCAACCCGAACGGGTACGGGCGGCGCTCAGGGCCGAGCATCTGGGCGTGATGCTTCAGGGCGGCAATCTCATCGCTCATCTGAATGTGCTGGACAACGTGACGCTGACAGGCCGCTTGAACGGTAAGCCGGACGAAGACGGGGCCATCAAACTTCTGACTCAGTTGGGCCTCGCCGAGCGCTTACATGCTTTTCCCGCGCAGCTTTCCGGCGGCGAAACGGCCCGCGCTTCACTAGCTGCTGCACTGGCCCACCACCCCCGCGTGCTGCTGGCCGACGAACCCACGGCTGAGGTGGATGCCCAGACCGAGCAGCAGGTGATCGCGGTGATCAAGGACTTTGTTCGTCGAAATCAGAGCGCTGCGGTGATCGCCACCCACAGTCCCAGACTGGCCGAGCAAGCCGACCGGGTGCTGCGGATTCAAGACGGGCGGTGGCAAGATGCCTGA